From Spartinivicinus ruber, the proteins below share one genomic window:
- a CDS encoding ABC transporter substrate-binding protein — MHSMCRITVAVVRWLWLLLTLSLLLACKPPQSHLRVGTTVDIGNETLFLARELDYYDQTPIHLVEFTSRNQVINALHSETIEAAILYLDEVIKLLQSELSLKVILVLSVSHGANALVTQPGIKQIKDLKGRRVGSSQNAESIWLLEQALISAGIDFKEISLIPIHHNEHINAYNRQLVDGVVTFEPFLSRLEKQGATVQFDSSRMSNKIMQVLVVRENVIDQHQQSIKLLLQGYFKAVEYITYNQRHAINLIAPRMTISTSTIEQVYKKIKVIGWEDNQRLLVGDPPIVRLTIESLQRVMLSHGLTQRILLVDEVVDSRWIRETTDAQ, encoded by the coding sequence ATGCATAGCATGTGCCGAATTACAGTAGCTGTTGTTCGGTGGTTGTGGCTACTGCTTACTTTGTCTTTATTGTTAGCCTGTAAACCACCTCAGTCTCACCTTCGGGTCGGTACCACGGTGGATATTGGTAATGAAACCCTATTTCTTGCCCGTGAGTTGGACTATTATGATCAAACCCCTATTCATTTAGTTGAATTTACCTCTCGTAACCAGGTAATTAATGCACTGCATTCCGAAACCATTGAAGCTGCCATTCTTTATTTGGATGAAGTCATTAAGCTGCTGCAATCAGAGCTATCATTAAAAGTGATACTGGTGCTGTCCGTTTCCCATGGAGCAAATGCACTGGTGACTCAGCCAGGTATTAAACAAATTAAAGACTTGAAAGGACGTAGGGTTGGGTCCAGTCAAAATGCTGAAAGTATTTGGTTGTTGGAGCAAGCATTAATCAGTGCAGGAATTGACTTTAAAGAAATCAGCTTAATTCCAATTCATCACAACGAGCATATTAATGCCTATAATCGTCAGCTAGTAGATGGTGTGGTGACCTTTGAGCCTTTTCTGTCTCGATTAGAAAAGCAGGGTGCAACAGTGCAGTTTGATAGCTCACGCATGTCGAACAAAATTATGCAAGTATTAGTTGTTCGGGAAAATGTCATTGATCAACATCAACAGTCAATTAAGCTGCTACTACAAGGTTATTTTAAAGCAGTAGAATATATTACTTATAATCAACGCCACGCAATTAATTTAATTGCGCCACGCATGACAATTTCCACGAGTACCATAGAACAAGTTTATAAAAAAATAAAAGTGATAGGATGGGAAGACAATCAACGGCTATTGGTTGGAGACCCACCGATAGTCAGGTTAACCATTGAGTCTTTACAAAGGGTAATGCTTAGCCACGGTTTGACGCAAAGGATTTTGCTGGTTGATGAGGTAGTTGATAGTCGTTGGATAAGGGAAACTACCGATGCTCAGTAG